One Alphaproteobacteria bacterium HT1-32 genomic region harbors:
- a CDS encoding DotU family type IV/VI secretion system protein translates to MSALIASGDYRSSFVLSHFHDFYAEVMRLKTMIHSGAWVFAPDGDMPEGEGDARSSNAVAARISAVIEKQLAEAERTGGDYGSGFYREAQFVMAALADEVFLTMDWDGRESWQSNLVETRLFGTHAAGQVFFDKLERLLDSRDPAHSEVGVLYLLALALGFRGKYRGQDDDGAIDRYKRKLFTFVARREPDLYRSARRLFPLTYAHTLDQGRNRLLPSAMKWWLLAGGIFLALLVLQHFIWTGMTVDLQQSIDSIMKLARQ, encoded by the coding sequence ATGTCTGCCCTTATCGCCAGCGGTGACTACCGGTCATCATTTGTCCTGAGCCATTTCCATGACTTTTATGCAGAAGTCATGCGCCTGAAGACGATGATTCATTCCGGTGCCTGGGTTTTTGCACCTGACGGCGATATGCCGGAGGGGGAAGGCGATGCGCGCTCGTCGAATGCCGTCGCTGCCCGGATTTCTGCCGTGATCGAGAAGCAACTGGCCGAGGCGGAACGTACGGGCGGAGACTACGGTTCCGGCTTTTATCGTGAAGCGCAGTTTGTCATGGCGGCACTGGCTGATGAGGTGTTCCTGACGATGGACTGGGACGGGCGGGAAAGCTGGCAGTCCAATCTGGTGGAAACCCGTCTGTTTGGCACACATGCTGCTGGTCAGGTGTTTTTTGACAAGCTGGAACGTCTGCTGGATTCCCGTGATCCGGCACATTCCGAAGTTGGTGTATTGTATCTTCTGGCGCTGGCACTTGGCTTTCGGGGCAAGTATCGCGGACAGGATGATGATGGCGCGATTGATCGCTACAAGCGGAAACTGTTTACCTTTGTCGCCCGTCGCGAGCCTGATCTGTATCGTTCCGCTCGCCGCCTGTTCCCGCTGACCTATGCGCACACGCTCGATCAGGGCAGGAATCGTCTGCTTCCGTCCGCCATGAAATGGTGGCTGCTGGCAGGGGGGATTTTTCTGGCTCTGCTGGTGTTGCAGCATTTCATCTGGACGGGGATGACCGTCGACCTGCAGCAGTCGATCGACAGTATCATGAAGCTGGCGCGTCAGTAG
- the tssK gene encoding type VI secretion system baseplate subunit TssK, translated as MRNARDLPQAIQWHEGMLLAPQHFQQSFLRQESLLHYHLTTGMQYHWGLRRVRIDPALLVSGVFRVTDLEAVMPDGLVVSHDAQLDGDLEVDLTPFEEGLRDKPILLYLVVPAEQPGGASVAGSLPRYESAEGPSVVDENTGEGDLRIPRLRPRLSLLVVDKPPQKYVGFPLAQIVIRNDAYSLTDFIPPLLHVPTQTPLGELCSQVAAKLREKASFLSERARAPGSEADRPMLLETDMLIRSLCAQLPMFEAVLNTGVAHPYPLFLALSGVAGSVSTLGVGGVPPVFPTYNHNDLRYSFGELSSYVFRMIDTVHESFRTLPFDLEENEFSLELQPDWIGDRLVIGARGQIGATEGDMISWLNEALIGSADVMRSLRERRILGADRRVIDTADEMSLSPSRGVVLFEIKPTHQFIRPGEKLLITNTSDRVGVRRPSQIVLYVANRGAG; from the coding sequence GGATTTGCCGCAGGCGATACAATGGCACGAGGGTATGCTGCTGGCACCTCAGCATTTCCAGCAATCCTTCCTGCGTCAGGAATCGCTGCTACATTACCACCTGACCACCGGGATGCAGTATCACTGGGGGCTGCGCCGTGTGCGGATTGACCCGGCCTTGCTGGTGTCCGGTGTGTTCCGGGTTACGGATCTTGAAGCCGTGATGCCTGACGGGCTGGTGGTCTCTCATGATGCGCAGCTTGATGGTGATCTGGAAGTTGACCTGACCCCCTTTGAAGAGGGGCTTCGCGACAAACCGATCCTGCTGTATCTGGTGGTCCCGGCAGAACAGCCGGGTGGAGCGTCTGTCGCCGGCAGCCTGCCGCGTTATGAATCTGCGGAAGGCCCGTCAGTTGTTGATGAGAATACAGGTGAGGGGGATCTGCGCATTCCGCGCCTGCGGCCCCGGCTCAGCCTGCTGGTGGTCGACAAGCCGCCACAGAAATATGTCGGCTTTCCGCTGGCACAGATTGTTATCCGCAACGACGCTTACAGCCTGACCGATTTCATTCCGCCTTTGCTGCATGTGCCGACCCAGACGCCGCTGGGTGAGTTGTGTTCGCAAGTCGCGGCAAAGCTGCGCGAGAAAGCCTCGTTCCTGAGCGAACGGGCGCGGGCGCCGGGCTCAGAAGCTGACCGTCCGATGCTGCTTGAAACGGATATGCTGATCCGGTCTTTATGTGCGCAGTTGCCAATGTTCGAGGCGGTGCTGAATACCGGGGTGGCGCATCCCTATCCCTTGTTCCTTGCCCTGAGCGGGGTAGCGGGCAGTGTCTCGACGCTGGGCGTCGGTGGCGTGCCGCCGGTCTTTCCGACCTATAATCACAACGATCTGCGTTACAGTTTCGGTGAGTTGTCGAGCTACGTTTTCCGTATGATCGATACCGTGCATGAAAGCTTCCGGACATTGCCGTTTGATCTGGAAGAGAACGAGTTCTCGCTGGAACTGCAGCCGGACTGGATCGGCGACCGGCTGGTGATCGGTGCACGTGGCCAGATCGGCGCGACGGAAGGCGACATGATCAGCTGGCTGAACGAAGCCCTGATTGGTTCGGCCGATGTCATGCGGTCGCTGCGTGAACGACGAATTCTCGGTGCCGACCGGCGGGTGATCGATACGGCAGACGAAATGTCATTGTCGCCCAGCCGGGGGGTGGTTCTGTTCGAGATCAAGCCGACGCATCAGTTCATCCGGCCGGGTGAGAAGCTGCTGATTACCAATACGTCAGACCGGGTCGGTGTGCGGCGTCCGTCACAGATTGTCCTTTATGTCGCAAACCGGGGAGCTGGTTGA